aaaatttgaaaattttgaaattattggCGGTAGCACTATATAGTgttaaatttttaatttgtatAATTTTGACTAATGATACTCTTTGATAAAGGAAGATAGTTATAATTTGGAAGACCAAGTAGTGTTTTGTAAGATCTCTATATCTTTGTACACTTGGAGTGAATATATTTTATTAACTACAGTCTACAAGTTCTAATATTTTGTTAACTGAGAAAGCATCTGAGAAAATAGTGAGGGTAATAATTAGTTTTTTTAAACAGCAATTGGCAATCCCAAGATGAATACACTATGTGTGGGGAATTTTGGGTCACTTGAGGACACAATTGTACATACGATTGTTTATTATATTTTGAGAAAAAGATTTTATACGGTTGAAATAGATTTTGCACCGTGAAAAATTAATTCATCCATAACTTTAAATTGTGGATTGTTAACGATTGCAACTCAAAGAAGCAAGCGGGCGGGTACGATTATAGAATAGAAATTTGTTGGCAATTATAATGTTGTTTTACTATTTTTACGGTGTACAGTTTGAAGTAAAATCTGCAAATACACAACATTCACTCGGGTACATTCCATCCCCAATAACTGCTCTGCGAGTATGCTATCCACTCATCGTGAATGGTAATGCAGATAAGGGATAAGGCTCTGAAGCAAAATATAGTCCAATAAGAAGTGTCCATGTGCATCAAACatctgccatgagaaccacaactTTGGAAAAAACAGATTCTCTTTACCCAGTCAGCAGATCCATTTCATCTGTCTGCTCCCTCACTCTGTTATAACTTGTACATTTTCTTTCTTATTATGTTCAACTTTGTACTCTAAACAAAGGATTTAGGACTTTCTATCATATTATTACAACTATAAGCAATGGCTGCTGCTGCCTCAACCATGGCTAGCCAACTCAAGAGCAGTTTCACTTCATCATTAACTGGAGGAGGTCTTGTTAGTCCCAAAGGTATCTCTGGTGCTCCACTTAGAGTCTTGCCCTCCAGGAGAAACTCTAGTTTCACCATCAAAGCTGTTCAGGCTGACAAGGTTaaaattttcagattttaatcttaTAACACTTCCATATTCATAACTTTGTAATTTGTATGGTAAACTCCTTAGTAAAATCTTGTTTGCACACAAATCGTACTACATATTAGCTAATCCCCAAGTTATGTATGAGATGTTTTAGAAATGGTTTGAATTTGAACACATGCATTATGTAATTAATTTGTTACAATATCTATGTTTAATTTACTGTCAACTGATTTAGGTTCGGGTTTATATTGCTTATATCCAAGAACAGTTCTGAGGGAATCTTGTATACAGAAGGATATGTTATAATTTAGAAAGCTGCGTTGTTATATACTGAGACTGAGATCTTATTACCTAGAAAATGCTATGTGGCATGATTTAGGAATGATGTAACTAAGCGATTGGTCTTATAATATGCAGCCTACATATCAAGTCATCCAGCCTATCAATGGTGATCCATTCATTGGTAGCTTGGAAACCCCAGTGACATCGAGCCCATTGATCGCATGGTACCTTTCGAACCTTCCAGCCTACAGGACAGCTGTGAACCCACTTCTCCGAGGGATTGAAGTTGGTCTTGCCCACGGTCTCCTTCTGGTTGGCCCATTTGTAAAGGCAGGGCCATTGAGGAACACAGAAATTGCAGGTGCAGCTGGATCTCTAGCAGCAGGTGGGCTAGTGACAATTCTCAGCATATGTTTGACAATGTATGGTATTGCCTCATTCAAAGAAGGAGAGCCATCAATTGCACCAGCACTGACTTTGACTGGGAGGAAGAAGCAGCCTGATCAACTTCAAACTGCTGATGGATGGGCCAAGTTCACTGGAGGATTCTTTTTCGGAGGAATCTCTGGTGTCACTTGGGCTTATTTCCTTCTCTATGTTCTTGACCTTCCTTACTTCGTGAAATAGATATGTTGTTGCTACTGGTCTTTCTTGTGCAATTGAATGGGGATATGATGAAGTTGTATATTTAAAGTAGTGATCACTTGCAAGGATTATTATTGTTTGTGATACATTTTCTCTAATGATGTTTGCGAACTTGTATTAATTCGTAGCATTTTGTAAACATTGTCATTCTAACAAACCTACTGCAAACAAATTGAATTTGGAGCTAAGACTATTATTAATGTTAAACCAAACTCTAATGTAATATTGGGCTTGCTCGAGTTATCTGGTGCTCTAACTGATACTGATTTTGAAGTAATTCCTCCATGCCAACTGAAGTTCACATCAGTGTATCTAGCTCATCGAGCAAAGTGCAGGAGGGTCAAAACCTAAATGTACTGACTTCATGTCCACTCTCATCATGTTTCTTTTGCATTATTCACATTATATATATACAACTTAAAGCTAAGAAAATGAAGAGATTTAATGAACATTAGAAAATATAACACCAATTCATACAGATTCTTGAACAAGTGAGCTGAATATAAAGAACTGGTTTTGAACACCATACAACACAGGATTAAAATGATTAGCTAGGAAGCATTGCCGTTGGGCTATATCTTCATGAACACCATTGAAAAGCAGCCACAAACAGAATTACTTTTCTTCTTCGTCGCCTTCTTATAACTTACTAAATGCTGCTTTGTATGATTCAGTTTAGCACTTAATGGCAGGAAAAAAGAACTTATCCTGTTGCTTATTAATTTGTAAACCCTAATACTGTGACCTTCTAATTTATGCACTGTTTTTCTATTATCTGTTTTTATTGTATGTATATTGAAATCATTTTCTAAGCCAATAATAGCACATGCATTTGCTGCTAAATGCACAGGTATTTGCACAAGTCTGCTGCTCGATGCAATATTTCATGCACATGCTGTGCAATGCAAGTAATTATGGTATATAACTCAGCTGTTCTATCTTTCAATGCATGTTTACTTTGTCTTGGAGGATCAGATGCAAAATTAAGGAGAACTTATACTACTTTCTTATTTTCATTGTTCTAAAAGAGTGATGGCCAGAGATGAGAAATTGGAGAAAACTAAACATATTGCACGGAAAAATAAATGCCCTAATGTTTAGTTTCATCCAATCCTCACATCTGACATTCACACATGTATATTTTATGATCAGATGAAACATAGAGGAAGAACAAATACCAGCTTTTGTTTTCTATTCTGTGATAAGGTAGATCGGAGATGAGATATTGGAGAAAACTAAACAGAATGCAGGAAACGGAGCTCAACTGCCTTCGTGTTTAGTTTCATCCAATTCTCACTTCCGACCAAGCATTGGACAGAGACAACTCTATGATAAAGAGTAAAGGCCGAAGATGAGATATTGGAGAAAATTAAACAGATGAAATGAAACTAAATCATACGTTTTTCTGTTTAATCTTCTCCAATCCTCACATTCAACATTGCACTATTCTGTTACTCCAACAATTTAAGCTCCAAGTGAAAGTCAGAAATAAGGTATTGGAGAAAACTAAGCATTGTGCATCAAATTAACACTTTATGTTTATTCTTCACCAATCCCCACTTAGACTTGCTATAATATAGCAATAGCACCAAATATAACAttgcattggacttgctcttatGAGATTACAGTTAGAAATTTATGTTTGTTGCCATTTGATTGAAAATTTGCCTTGTATTTATAGGCTTCAAAAGCAAGAACAAGTCATGCAGTTCACCTGGCTAATGGTTGAAATATTGAGAATCAAACAGTAATAACTGCAGGACCACAATCAGTTAGGTTTCTTGACCTTTGAATATATTACaaatttttgttttgttttttgacCATTAGGGCTAGTTAGAATTGTATTCAATAAAAATTTGTATCTGCAGATATTTCTCTTTCTAACCAAACAATTACTAGTACACCTATTGTGATTCCTAATACAGGAATAAAAATAGGGACAAGCATCCATATGATCTCATATACCTCTTTtaaggattccaatctaaaaaaaGAATTGATAGCTTGTACTTCTGTTGTATCTATTATCATTTTAACGATCAACTTCTCCCATAATGATATCTATGCTACCTAGTATTGTCATAATATCAGCCAATTTCATTCTTTTAACTAATTGAGGAAGGATTTGCAAATTGATAAAACCCGGTGGTCGGATTTTCCATCTCCAAGGAAAAACACCCTTATCTCCTATCAGAAAAATTCCTAATTCTCCTTTTGGGGCTTCGACTCTCACATAAAGTTCTTGTTTTGACAATTCAAAAGTAGGAGAAGGTTTTTTACTGATAAATCGATAGTCAAAATCATTCCATTCGGGATCCCATACTTTATCAAAGCGCCGGATTTCTAAATTCTCATAGGGCCCCCCCGGAATTCCTTCTAAAGCCTGTTGAATAATTTTTATCGATTCTGTCATTTCACTGATTCGTACTAAATAACGAGCTAATGAATCCCCTTCTTTTTGCCATTGAACTCCCCAATCAAATTCATCGTAAGACTCATAATGATCAACCTTTCGAAGATCCCATTGTATGCCGGAAGCTCGTAGCATTGGTCCCGATAAACCCCAATTTATTGCCTCCTCTCCGCCAATAATGCCTACTCCTTCAACTCGCTCTAAAAAAATAGGATTACGTGTAATAAGCCTTTGATATTCAGTAACTCTTGTTAAAAAATAATCACAAAAATCCAAACATTTATCTACCCAGCCATGAGGTAAATCAGCAGCGACTCCTCCAATACGAAAATAATTATGCATCATTCGCATACCGGTAGCAGCTTCGAATAGGTCATATATCAATTCTCTTTCTCGAAAAATATAGAAGAAGGGGGTCTGTGCGCCAATATCTGCCATAAAAGGGCCAAGCCATAACAAATGCGACGCTATACGACTTAACTCTAACATAATGACTCTGATATAGCTGGCCCTTTTAGGCACTTGAATATTGCCTAACTGCTCTGGTGCATTTACAGTTATTGCTTCAGTGAACATAGTAGCTAAATAATCCCAACGTGTTACATAAGGTAAATATTGTATAATGGTTCGGTTTTCCACAATTTTTTCCATTCCTCTATGTAAATACCCCAATATCGGTTCACAGTCAATAACATCTTCACCGTCTAGAGTAACAATGAGTCGAAGAACACCGTGCATTGATGGGTGTTGAGGGCCCATATTGACTATCATAAGGTCATTTCGTGTAGCTGGTGTAGTCATAGGTTTTTTCCCTATTCATTCTTCCATGAATTGCTCAAAGCGAAAAGAGGTTCATCAAAATTTAATCGAAAATTCAAAACGACTCTTCAAATTAATGATTTTTTGTTTCTCGAATCTCCAACTGGCTGATTAATTCTTTATAACGTACTctattttttttgacaaatagGCGAGCAGCCGTTGACGTTTTCCTAGAATTTTACGCAGACCTCTCTGAGATAAATAGTCTTTTTTGTGCAATTCCAAATGTGAAGTAAGTCTCCGTATCCTATTGGTGAAACGCACTACTTGAAATTCAACAGACCCCTTGTTGTCTTCGTTTTCCTCTTTCAAAATAATTGCACTGAATGTATTTTTTATCATAAAAAAGCTCCTTTTACCCTTTAATttacatataaaatattttattttatcgATCAGTAATAATAATATTAGTCATTTTAATGTAGTAATTAGTATACacaaaaattttaattttagttgGACAGGGATAAAAAAGTAGATGGTACGTTTTTACACTTACAACATCAAATAATTTAGAATTTAGACCTAAAATTCGGAATATTCTATAGATTCGTTTATTTTATAGATTTTATCCAAACAAATTGATACGTCATTGACTTAGTATTAAATAAAAATGATCTAATATTAGACTGGGACGTAAGACAGGGCATCTGGGCATCTGTTTGCTTTTCTATATGGTACAGAATATATAGGAAAAATGTACCATCAACCTATTTTTAATTGTGGATATATTCTTAACAAACTAAAACGGCTTCCATTATTGGTATTAAACCAATATCTATTCATACAAGCTAAGTCTTCTAATCTATAATTAGGCCAAAGAAATAactttaatttaattaattcgttTTTATCTCTATCAATATCAAAATGCTTTTTTTGATCCAAAAGGGGATTCCTGTTTTTTATGTTCTTTTTGTTACAAAATACTCGATTTTTATCCACACTATTTATATTCTTTGAGTTGAAATAAATTCGAATTCTCAATTCTCTACGACGTCTAGATGATAAAATCTTTTCAGGAACGATAAAATCATGATGTTTTTTGTCTCTCTTTCGAATGCTAGATTCATCCAatttatttttattgatatatcTTTGTTCTCGATATCTTTGAGGAGTTTGGTACTTACTTTTATGAACCAACGATATACCTACGGTTTGATATATAATAAAGTATCCATCGTTTTTTACAGACAAACGAATGGGATCGATAAAAAATATCCCCTTTTTATTCAATTCTATAGGAGTCAATTTTTTTCGAATCACCATTATATCCAGATTtatttctttcctttgaataGACGATATTGTAGTATCTCTTGGATTTCTCAGTCCAAGCAAGTAACAATATATCTTGATATTATTGATCATCCTTTCAGTTAAATTCGGAATTAAACCGTCGTCTATTATCCATTGAAAAAGCAAATAGTGTTTCCGTAAGAAAATCATTTCTGGTCTCATCTTATTCCGGATCTTATATTGTTTTTTCATTTTATCTTGGTTTTGTGAATATAATCCAAGGCCTCTTCGGCCCGCGGGTTCTTTTTCTTCTTGATTTTTATTCATTAATTCAGAATATCTTTTTTCATTCGATGGTCTAAAAAAATGgaattttttcttttcattgatgttttttttttttatttaaaagaagAAATTTGCTTGGTATAATCCATGGTTTTATTTTGTATATATTATAAAGTGGCACAAATTCTGGGAAGAACGGAAGTTTCAGATTTGTCGATATTGGGTTTAGGATTTCTTCATTCATTTCCATCCAATCAAAAAAAAGTTTCTTGTCATTGATTGGATTTATTTCTAAATATTGATGAATTATCAaataaaaaatatcatttttatcCATTTTATCAATTTTTTGGTAATTCTTACTTCCAAGCTTAGTATTTATATTACTGTTATAATCCATTTTGGTCCAGGCCTCAATATCTATTTTTTGTCttataaaaaaattgagaattgtcCAATCAAAATATTTTCTATCTGGAGTTTTTTGCATATACATAATATCGCCCTTTTCTAGATAATGATTGATAGGAATTTCCTCCAGGCTTTCAAATAAATTTTGTTTATAATTGTTGTAATTAAAAGTAAATTTTTGGTTGTTTTTTAATTCTGATGGTGATCCATAAATAATATATGAAGGCTTATTAATTTCAGAATTAATAGATTTATATGATAAAAGATTATATATATAGTATTTTGGAAAATTATCTTTTTGGTTTGGTAATGGATATATTTTAAAATACTTTTGTTTTTTGTGAAAAAGTAATCGGTCTTTTTCATACGAATTCCATTTTGTTAAATCTTTATTTTGGGTAATACCACCTTCATTTATCGTAGTTCGCCATTTTTGTGGTATTAATCCAAACCATCTAATATGAGATAAATTGTATTGATAATGACCTCTTAACCAGTTTTTCCATTGATTCGTTTCAGAACTTGAAAGTTTTGTATGTCTTAATTCGAAATGAAATATTTCGTGTgttacaaaataattttttattgcAGTCGCTCAAactaattttttttctaaatttccATACATAGTACTGTAAGAGTATACTGCATATGTTTTGTGAGGCTCGTACTTAAATATATTCTTTTCGAAAAATGGTAATAATAAAAAACTCAATATCTTGGTGCCTACTCAGTATTCATTTTCGTTTTCTTTCCTTCCCACTTGATTTGAATTTTGTACGCGTAGAGAGCAGGCTCATTTTTCTTGCAAAATTTTACTCTGTACTCTGTAGTATCTATTTGTTGTATTATTGGAAAAAAGGTGTCAACACTTTTTATTTCATCAATCGCGAATCTTGTAGATTTATCTCCAGTAATTTACTGTATGATCAGATATTCTGTAATCTGCAGGTATTAGAGATAAAATCGATATCTATGTAGAATGGTGTTTTTTATCATCTATATTCTGAGATGGTGTTTATGCGTGACTGATGTTATAAACAGATGCAGAATAAGCAGCTATCTTAGCATTTCTTGTTGCAAACAATATGATTCTGATATTCTGTTTGGTTGTAAGGTATGCTCGCTCAGTGAATTATGAATCCGTTTGTATTTCGTTCAAATATACATTTTGTTTACGAATAGTCGTATACTTGATATATAGTTAAGAACTAAAACCGATGATTACTTGCATCAATTTGATTATTATCATCTACCTCAAGAAAGAAGTTGAGAAATCCATTTGGGTTACCATACCAGGGAGTAGCAATTGAAAACAAAATTGTCATAAATATAATTAAAGAATTCTTGAACAACTGGTATATATTGaataccaacatcactgaataaTAAGTCACAATGTTACAATCTGAATTTTATGGACTCTGCCATAGACCACAAAGCAACCGAGGAGAGGACGTGAAGGAGAGAAAAAAGAGCTGTCAGGAATTGCTATTAGGATGTATCTTCTTAAACAGCACCGGAAAGCATCCAGTATCAACATTATTTTCCTTATAATCAACTGCATCATCTTCTTTCGTGTGGATTCCATCCTTCTTAGTTGCAGATTCCAGCTTCCTCATTTTCTCCTTGTGAAGCTTCTTCATCACATAGACTTCAGCTAAACCAGAGTTCATTGTCGACATTAAAATTTATATATAGGGAGGAGGTTGAAACGTAAAGGAAGATATCTGAATGGATGATAATGAGAGATATACTCTGTTTATACTGGGTTTTAAAATGGACTTGGGCAACAAGAAAAAATGACGCAATTAATCCGTGATATTTGGTCACTTTTTAGGGGTGAGCGCGGTGCGGGCGGTACGGTTTTCTCCTCAAACCGCAAACTAAACTGCACATGCG
The sequence above is drawn from the Apium graveolens cultivar Ventura chromosome 2, ASM990537v1, whole genome shotgun sequence genome and encodes:
- the LOC141707543 gene encoding photosystem I reaction center subunit XI, chloroplastic-like; this translates as MAAAASTMASQLKSSFTSSLTGGGLVSPKGISGAPLRVLPSRRNSSFTIKAVQADKPTYQVIQPINGDPFIGSLETPVTSSPLIAWYLSNLPAYRTAVNPLLRGIEVGLAHGLLLVGPFVKAGPLRNTEIAGAAGSLAAGGLVTILSICLTMYGIASFKEGEPSIAPALTLTGRKKQPDQLQTADGWAKFTGGFFFGGISGVTWAYFLLYVLDLPYFVK